Within the Mastacembelus armatus chromosome 23, fMasArm1.2, whole genome shotgun sequence genome, the region CGAGTTCTGCATCCCAGAGGTTTCTCATTTTAGCCAAGTGTTATGAAATGAGTTGAGCCTCCTTTGTGGTGCTCCCAGCActgaaaattgaatttaaagaaACAACAGCATCTCAAAATACCAAAAGGGAACAGTAACCAGAGctagtttttctgttacatATGTGAAATTTCCACAGCAGTGGGGATACTTTATGGAAAAATTAGCTTAATGCTGTGAAACACCACAGATGAAACTGGCTGAAGGTAGATACAGTATCTCACCACCTGGGCCAGTAAAACCCAAATACCTTGCATGCAAAGAAGCAACTAGaagttagtgtttttttttttttttttttaaccaagcTTGCTGGTTAGGTAATCCAGATCTTTTCCTTCTAGGCAAATGATTAATCCAACACCTGCACTATTTGCCTGCTGTCCACAGAAGGATACTGTGTAGATCAATTTTATGGGTCTGCTCTAAGTGCTTCCCACCCTATGGCTTTTATTTACAGAAACGAGACTGCACCCAATTAATGATTCAGGGGTTTATGGTCCGTTCATTTCTATGAATAATTTAAAGATATTGTTtgaggaaataaagaaagatgATATTGTGTGAACTTGCATGCAGCATTACTTATGGGTTACTGAGATGTAGCCTGAGGGAGGTCTTGCTAATAAAAGGACAGCAAGGGATTTCAATGAAAAGTactcaaaatgaaaagtgtgaaGGTGCATTATGGTGTCAGGAATTTAGATATTTAGCTTGTTAGTATGATTCCAGTTTACatgtaagaaaaacatgaaaacgaAGCTTGTCGTTTTCTTTTTAACATATTTGACTTGGTAAATAATGCAAACTGAGAAGCCAGAAACTAACTTACACTTGCTGCTTGGATGTTGCTGTTAAGACATTTGAAAGGCGGCTGGATCGGTCTGGTAAACAAAATCACTTGATGACTTTGATTTGCCgtgaaacacattttatacTAAGCTGTCAAATTTCATACTAAACCAAGCTTTGACATGAGGAGATATTTTAGCCTGGCTAATTTGGATTGCTTCAGCTGCAATTAATTGTCatgaatttattgttttatgctGATAGTGTCATGAAGTTGTAATATTAAGTTAATTCATGAAAGTGTCAGACTCCTTATTCATTTAAAGACTAGCAGTACCAAACACTGAGTTCTACAAATcttttgtattgagaaaaaaatgtgtattttcagaTCTGAACTGGAAGAAGGAAGATGTCAGCGATTTATAAAGATGACCAGGAGGACTGGCTGACAGTGTGTCTGAAGTACTTGCTCTTCGTTTTCAACTTTCTCTTCTGGGTAAGTGACAACAACAGGGAATAATCTGCATCACCAAAATCTTACAGCAAAATCCCTTCCAGTGGTTTCCCTTGGGAATCTGCTGGCTTGTATTTACAAACAGCATTAAGGATAAGGCCAGGGGTTTTCTGTTTTGGGTTGTAGATCCAGAAACTAGTTTAGCTTATGCTTTTCAATATCATTGGCAGACCTCACAGTGACTGTAAGTATCAGAAAGTTGTGTGTTTGAACCAGACCAGTACAGTAAGGTTGTAAAAATGgtaagaggaagaagaagaagaaggggaatTTCACTAGAGTTTAATTAGACATCGTGGTCTGAAAAGGCTGAGCTGTAGACATGGCCCAGAGTGAGCCATCGATTAGGGCCTGTCAGTGTTCAATAGGAAAGAGTGTGTCAAACTTTCTCTCTGGCACCACACTTTACAATACTGCAGTTCACTGCTAAAAACATTACTGCTACTGCTTTTGTCAGGACAtaatggctttgtttttttttaaaaactttttattaGGAGCAATATACAAAACATTTAGGAgcacttctttgttttttttttttacttaagaCTGTTGAACCTTATTAAAGGATGTGAGTCAGTTGTTTTAGATAATAGAAGGAGAAACTTAGTTATTTGTATATAAAGGTAAAGTATGCTTTACTAGAGAAATTATTACACAGAAATACTCATAACCTATTGTGGAGAGATGTGGGGAATCACACACAACATAAAGTCCTAAATATACCATAGCATAGGAAGAGTTGGCCCACTGGGCCTTGTATGTATTAAAGCGGTGCCCCCTAGTTTAGACATGTTGTTATGAAGTAGAGAGATTGGATGTAGCGTTTGATGGAAATAGATTGGAGGATAAAGGGAAGAGACTCTGAGGCATTTCCTTTCTGGCTGCTTCTGAAACTGATGAGAGGAACAGATCTGGACGCTGCCCTGGGTTTGTTATTCAGGATAGTTTGTAAGGGAGTGGTCATTATACCCTGACTTGACCTCCAATGTCCCTTTGCTCCTATCGTTGTTACTGTCCATGACTAGCCACTTCTGTGTTTCATTGTTTCctaatttcttttctttttatccattttaaatTCCACTCTCTTCCATTGTTTTCTCTGATTGTTGCTTTTTAGTCATCTAATAGCATTAGGCTCACTTCCTGCTCTGTAAAGTGTAAtacttttgtctttctttaagaCTGAattgacacaacacacacaatgttttcaCAACATTTCCTGTTTCTGGTCACAGCATCATGTCCTCTTTCCtctgacacacattttcacaatgcttttatttaacatttctattttaagaTGGATTTcatatctttttaaaattgaaaCTGTTTTATAGTATCTCTTTCATTGCATTTATacttaaataacatttttcttaccccaccacctcctctctcccctgTCTTTCAGGTgggtggagctgctgttttgGGTGTAGGAGTTTGGACACTGGTGGAGAAGAGCGACTACTTGAGTCTGTTGGCATCCAGCACTTTTGCTGCCTCAGCTTATATTCTCATCCTGGCTGGCAGCCTGGTGGTGGTTACAGGCTTCCTgggctgctgtgctgtgatcCGAGAGCAGAGGAGCTGTCTGTCCGTGGTGAGACAGGAGACCCACAGACAGGGTTTCTAGTTGTATATTGTACTTAATACATTTGTCTGTATACAAATTTGCAGACTACACAGGTAACaatttataaataaagataaatggAGGCATCAGTAGCCTTACTTGATATATTAACAAATGGTCACTTTTTACCACTAATGATCTTATTTGCTTCTTTTCACTCTCtctatattttaatttatatttgatGGAGTATGCTTTGATGTTGTTAGTATAGAAGAAATGTCTACATTGAGATATGCTAGCTCACATGTTTGCTAAGGTTTGCCTTTTTCTGCACAGCTACTGTATATAGCAACTATGCAACAGCATAAAATGGAACTCATCCATGCTGCCTGTGGTCTAAGGTCTAGCACTGGATGTTGACAAATGGCTCTGACAGGACCCTCACTGTCCTCATTATTTTGTAGAGACAGGACCCAGTGGGAGAGAAGCAGGCAGGAGGTGAACATTCCCTGCCGCAGAGCTATTTATAGGTCTGTCTACCTATGGTTGATGGAtggagcagcaggagagagaaaagagcttGTGGAAGTGAAGAGAATGATATGTTGATAATTTCAAGTCTGTGGTGCACTTTGGTTGTATTAATGTGCTATTTATAGATTAGTTTTGGGAGTTTGAGTCAAGCCAGCATGTAACTAAGTCCGTGTTTAAAGAAGGTTTGAAGCTGGAATTTTGTGTGGGCAGCAGGCGCACAGAGACTGGATTGTTTTTTGAAATCTTGTAACCAAGAGATACAGTGCAGGCTTTGTTCCTGCATGACATAATTACTATGATAACTGCAAAGCAGAAGAAGACTTTTGCTGAAGtgttttaaatctaaattattGAGATCACTGCTCCCCTGCAGCTGATTTTTGACCAATAGTTTGCCATCcctttgtttgctgtgttgcaCAGGGTGGGCAGTACCATCTGTCTCTCCGTAATAGTCTTCAGTGAAGCGGCGctgatgctgctgtcagacagtTGTGTCCTACTCTGTGACAAGTGGGCCTAATTAgtcgtgtgtgtttgcattatgTGGCATTGTCCATGTTTGTGTGGTGTGCAAGGGACCATTTTCTGAACAATGAAAATTTGTGCTTGTGTAATTTCAGTCTAAGGCAAGCTGAAGTGTTGACCTCAGTCATTCTACAACAGTCTGTCAGCACTCAATGTGTGGGCGATCTGTTTGCTACATAGCGATGCTTATCATTAAGGTGGAAGCTTAAAATTACACGTCAGGgtttatttttgattattgtttttattttctttgcttttgctttAGTGATGAttgtttaaatcattttcatttagagTTTGCCAAAGCTTGTTTTTAGGTTAATTATGATACATCATGGGACTGATTTCGGTCAGCGTAGAGAGCTCCTTATAAGATGCCCGAGAGAAATCTGATCCTACAGCCTGTCAAATTGCTTTCggcttgtctctgtctgtgcagcATTGCCATCTATGTTAGAAGTGACAGATGCAGCATTGGATGGAAATTTTTATTAAGCCTTTGatgaactttttaaaatgacagattgGGCTGAATCTGAactgtttggatgttttttgtCTGATTTACTGAATTGCTCCattcctttctccctctctgccctttttttcctccacagtaTTTCTTCTGTCTGCTGTTCATTTTCTTGATTGAACTGGTAGCTGGAGTACTGGCTTATGTGTACTACCAAAGGGTAAGTGATCACTGTTTATTATGCACTACTTGCTAGTTAAGTGTTTCTCTACAATGAATATCTCGACTGCCTTAGAAAGTTCAGTAGTGTGGAGAAGAGCTGTGTCTACTTCAAAAGGAAAGAAGGCAGAGGCTAAGActaagcagttttttttttttttcctctgcagtaCACTGTACACAGTACAGTTGGCACTGTAACATCTTTCAGGCTCACCTTAAGATTTTGCTGCGTTTGCATGATGTACTGTAGAATGAGGCCATTGCTGATGACTAGCTATATCTAACTGCATTGAGCTTGGACATGAGCgtttcactttcagtttcacAGCTGTTGCCTGTGCTAAACTAAAACATTATGTccttgaaaaaataaaactaaaaatacaagTTTATAGGTTGTTAATCTGATAATACCATATTCCGTCAAATGAATTTGGATGTGTTGTTGTATTGTTTGTCGTCCTGACCTGTAGAGCAGTTATTATCTGGCCTGGCATTATCTTTTTATGTTCACCCATGTAAAAAGGTTTCCCAGTGGTTTTTGTTCTGACTCATAGAACATGGCTGGTGAGGAGTCACAGATTGTGCAGTAGATCCTTTagcttagatttttttttttttttttggctgcttCTTTTTATATGTATGTGGGATGTCACTGCCACCTGCACTGAGCTGGAGTTTATCTAACTCACAGGTCTTAGGATCTTGCTATCTCACAAACATCTGCCTGTCAGTCAGCTAGGCGGAAGAGAGCACCTCGCTATCTCCAGGCAAGCTCAGAGATTTATTATAATGGAAGAGGGTTCAGCACAGGATAGAATCACTTTAAAGATAAGGGCTCTtatcctctctctgtttcttgttggctctctttgtgtgtgcgtgtgtagtATATACATACACGGTGCAGAAGGCTATATTTAAAGCCTGTTCTTCCAATATGATGTTTATTTTCAATCACAGCACTCACAGATACACAGGAGTTATTACCTGTCCATCCACCTTGACATCTGTCATTTTTGTCAGGCTTTTCACTTGAATAATCTCACAACTCATACACGTTTACTACACATTTTGACCTTCCTattctttctgtattttgtatgtttttcatgtgtaaatgaaactggttacaaaataattattGCAGTCTCTTGTAAATATCCTCTGATGTACAGTGTTTTACACTTTCACTcacttgtatttatttctgtgttcATTGATTTCCAGCTGAGTGAGGAGCTGAAGCAGCATCTCAGCCAGACAATGACAGAGAACTATGCCCAGCCAGAGAAGACAGCCATCACTGTAGCCGTGGACAAACTGCAACAGGATGTATggactatatttatttttatgtagtCACCttgttataaaaataatttttaatctCTAATTTTAGTAACCAAATGTGAAGgagttttagaatattttgAGATTAggttaaaataatttctcaaGGCTCTGTGTATTTACTGATTTGCAGGTTAAAATGTCTATAATTACAATAAAGAAGATGGATTTGATGATTTATAAGCTGAAACCCTTCACTttcctctttctgcctctctagTTCAAGTGCTGTGGCAGCAACAACTCCCATGACTGGATGTTCAGTGTGTACATCTCATCAAAGCAGGCAGAAGGCAGGGTGGTGCCCGACAGCTGCTGTAAGACCATCACTCCTAACTGTGGAAAGAGAGACCATCCTTCCAACATCTACAAGGTGGAGGTCAGTGCTCCAGGAGTAGAAGCAAGGCTAAATGAGAAGCATGTCGTGATATTTCACCTTAAGGCACctgctgaaataaaacagtaacaaacagtgaaaatatgGTAGTCAGAAACATTTCTCTGATACAGAGAGCTCTCtggaaatgaataaaagatgAGGTTTTGAAGGTTTATCCATGCTGCATAGGTGACATTTCCTAACTTTATGTCAAACTCTTCACTTCCCTCTTTTTATCATTTACTGTGGACCAACTTACATCATTTATCCTCAGAATTAAACAAAAGCATAATATGACATGTCAAAGATAATGGATATATCTGTGAAGTAATTTTCTGACAGTTTTAAATAATCATCATCAAAAATGAATGGTATACCTTGtgttttataacatttttaacGTTCAGCTTTTATCCCTGCAGGGTGGTTGCATCACTAAGCTGGAGCAGTTTCTGGCAGACCACCTGTTGGTCATTGGTGCTGTAGGAATAGGAGTGGCCTGTCTGCAGGTAAGTTTAATATAAGGCGTAGTTCAGACAGTTGTTGAAGAAGCAGAATTACTACTATGTGCTCTTCATCCTAAGTAAGCAGTGGTTTTATATAAGCCCTGTTATAATGTCATCAATAATTAGACACTGCCATTACTTTgaactgaaatgctgctgtttttgaagaaaacatttcaaaaccCAAACCAATCGGTTTTAATCTTAATTTAATCAATAACCTTTAAAATGACACTTTTCCCATCTTGCCATAGCCTTTGAGAAATCATTATCTGATTTTGTTAATTTGATTTGTCCCAGATTGAGATGGACTCATGCTTTAGCTCGAGCTGACAGCCCTCTTATAGCTGTTCACAAGCTCTTTGGAAATAAACTTGTGGGAAACCTGGTAAACTAACCTGAACTGATTCTGTCCAGAGCTCTATGGAGGTATTTGATGTTCTCCACAGCTTTTCAATCTGTTTATGCATaacagttgtaaacacacacaagggaaCTGAGAAAAATCAGACATCCTTTTGGCATAGTGCCAGATGTTCCTTGTTATAATAGTCGAGGCATCCAGCAGCAAAAGGTCTCAATCATGTGATCTCTGTGAAGCTTAAGGCCTTTGACaatggattttaaaaaacaaacaggtttttattAGCTGTAGCTGTAATGTGAAGAGTTTTTCATCCAGGTATTATGCAGAATCTAAGAGGTGCTGAATATTTGTAAAAACCAAAATGCAGCATGAGCTTATCACTATGATTTAAAACTTCTTAATCCAAGCATATCCTTGTCTTCCTTTTTTAATGTAGGCATattgtttgtcttgtctttaACTTTTCCAGTCTGTCTTGATGTTGGTTTACTTTCCTGTGtctttctgactgactgaaataaTGTAGATTTGTTACATGTTAAATAACATGTCTTTGTGTATCACACTAACCTGTCTATGGtgtgttatactgtatataattatGTCCGTGTGTGGTGTCACTGTAGCTGGCCGGGGCAGTCTTGACAGCCTGCTTTATCTATCTGCTTTataaagaagaggaagaggacttCGGTACATTGTGATTTAGCTGTAGAGCATCTTTGTGCTTTAATCAGCTGGCAAGAAAAGGTTGGAGGGAATTGTGGTACTTTGATAtgtcttgtttgtctttctgtgacTGTGTGCGCTGTGTTAAATATGAAATCTGTGGGTTACATACATACTAAATGGAAAATTTTCCTGTTCTTGTGTGAAGCATGCAGCTGCCTGGCTTTGCCTGGAAATTGTAGACTGTTGCTCTGCATGTTGTGATAATGGGCTGTTATAGATGCTAAGGATGTGATAACCTGAACAAGGTCAAACACATGAGAATTACTTGATTTAATCAAAGCTCTACTGCTTCTGCACAGTAATGTTCTGTATCTTTATAAAGTAGGATCTTAATTTATGTGTATTCTGTGGTAAGTACCTTTGCCTCCAGTGATATGTACATACTGTTTATTCATCAAAGTTTTGCCTCATTGTCCTAATGGCAGATTTAGTTCAGTTTCAAACTCTGATGAGCTTCTACTATATTTTGTGTTATGTATGATGGATAATTTACTGAAATTGAACAGATAATACACCAcattattacacattttttaaaaaatgcatataaTTATACACTTGTATTTGGACATCTCCTAGTACATAGCTAATTATGTAGGTAAAGCCGTTGGTGTTGTTGCTATAGTTACTTGCGATCTAAAATAGATTGAACTATCATAAGACTTTCTTGTAAATGAGTAGAGCTCTGTTGCATAAGCCCATTTATACAACTTAAGACTCCATAAAGAAGTATTTTTCTTTGGCTGTTATGCTTATAGTATTTACTCATTAGTAATAATTATCCACATCTACTCAAATTAGGCTTGTGTTTCTCATATATCCctctgacatcatcatcattctgaGCCTTCATTGCTTCTACATACTTGTCACTGGggctgaagggaaaaaaaatccaaaacttgCCTGAAGAGAGTCAATACACAATGCTCACCCGCTCGATAAGGCTTTCTCAGACGGGTTTTAGAGACTCAAATTGAATTGGGATACTTGCCTGTTAATCCATCAGGCCAGCAGACTTAGGTCAATATTTGTTCTTGTTGTTCTTTAATTATGGGCCTTATCTATAGTAGTTTTATGTTAGTGCTGctgtgaaacatgttttatgcttttttttttttttcttctatgtGTTCTGTACATGCACACCCTATTGCCAACACAGAATCAGATCATGTGTCTTTCATAATttgaaaacatccatccatccattatctatctCCTAATCTTCCTTTTTCGggaagccactgtgctgcccagttTCAAAGCAGTGGAGTCATTTTGCAGGGTTTGGGCTTTTTTTAAGATGTTTCTTCAATAGGACCTGCTATGAGAATTTCATTTAGGTGTTCAAAACCTTTATTATTTCCCTTATTACTTTTACACCTGCTGAATCAGGCTGTCGTGACATTACAAAAGTTTTAAAGCTTTTCTTGAAAAGCTGAGTTTTATAAATGTGGTTGGTAGTTAGGTAACTGGTAAGATGATAGATTAGAGTATCTGGTttgctgaagtgtttttttgccattattttacttttggcATTATCTACAGTCAAATCTCTGATGTCTGTGCTATTTATATACATTAGTTTTGATTTTGTTCACCAGATTTTGTGGAGGACGTTTTGGAGCCTTTTTCTGTGACGCTCAGACAAATATTTGTGCATGAATCTGCTTTTCAGCCCCACTCACAGcactttttgtttctgcttgtgcaaacctgtgcacacacataatgCTGCAATAATGGCTGCTTGACCTTTGACATCTCTGTAGTTACTGGCAACATACTTTCTAGTAGTTTGTAACCCCTTGACTTTAACTCCTCTCTGCCCCCACAGTTAGTAGCATTCAAGCTTCCTGCAGTCGTCCATGGTGACTGAGCTGTTGCCTCTGAAAGGACTGCTACAACCTCAGCTTGGCAGAAGGCTAAATTAActttggttaggtttagggttaaAATAAATTTGGGGGTCAGGTTAAGGATCATCAAACATCATGTAGCCCTGCAAGGTTAACAAAAAGTAGCAGAACAGTTATTGCAAATGCCTTTGTCCAACCTCGTGTGTTGTGGCATTCTTTCAAGAGTGTCCTGACTCCTGACAGCACTCTGACCCAACACTTCCTGTTTTTAGATCTGTGGAATGGTGTTCACTTGCTGCCTGTACAGAAGGATCAAGATGGACCCATACTGAGCACAACAGGCCCGCAGCACACCACCTTCAACAGGCAGATGGAACAATGACCTGATGACGCCTGACTTCAACCTCTAAATTTTAAACACTGACCTGATGATCTAAGCCAAGAGTACAGATGTGTTCCTGGCCACTCACATTGCAGTCAGAAACCAAATTTTCCAAACAGGGGCCAAACAGTTATTTTGACCAAACAGGGTAGTATTTTTGAGTGTCTTGTACAATATAGGTACTTTTGGCCATAGAAATATTGAAGTTCTATACCTTGGCTTAGATGTCTGCTTTAGTTTGAGGAGGACTAAAGAAAGGGAAATCTTGACATACTGTGTTAATCTCAACTTATTGTGATGCAAGCTAATTTATGTTTTCACTGTGCAGAATTATATAATAGGTATTTTTGTCCATTCCAGTACTTGTGAAATCTAAGAGCACTGCTAATGAAGAAGGGTAACTTATGGTTGTATCTTTTGTAAACACAATGTGCCTCTTCCACAATTACTCTGGGTAGTGATTATGTACTATCCGCATCTCTAAACAGTGCTGTCAGTGCACTGTGATAAATGGCATATATTTACTA harbors:
- the tspan11 gene encoding tetraspanin-11, which translates into the protein MSAIYKDDQEDWLTVCLKYLLFVFNFLFWVGGAAVLGVGVWTLVEKSDYLSLLASSTFAASAYILILAGSLVVVTGFLGCCAVIREQRSCLSVYFFCLLFIFLIELVAGVLAYVYYQRLSEELKQHLSQTMTENYAQPEKTAITVAVDKLQQDFKCCGSNNSHDWMFSVYISSKQAEGRVVPDSCCKTITPNCGKRDHPSNIYKVEGGCITKLEQFLADHLLVIGAVGIGVACLQICGMVFTCCLYRRIKMDPY